The following proteins come from a genomic window of Haloplanus salinus:
- a CDS encoding DUF7344 domain-containing protein, whose product MDTEAFDVQSHHIDTVFDLLRDRRRRYVLYALDDADGSVVPLEDVVEAVLTYEASVGETGERPPGQVVRTNLVHAHLPRLSSAGVIERNARTGEIRVDAHPLLDEWLGRVRSLEHE is encoded by the coding sequence GTGGATACGGAGGCATTCGATGTCCAGAGCCACCACATCGACACGGTCTTCGACCTGCTACGCGATCGTCGTCGCCGATACGTGCTGTACGCACTCGACGACGCCGACGGGTCGGTCGTCCCCCTCGAGGATGTCGTCGAAGCCGTCCTCACCTACGAGGCTTCGGTGGGTGAGACGGGAGAGCGACCGCCGGGACAGGTCGTTCGGACGAACCTCGTCCACGCACACCTCCCGCGATTGTCGTCGGCAGGGGTTATCGAACGCAACGCCCGCACCGGCGAGATTCGGGTTGATGCCCACCCTCTTCTCGACGAGTGGCTCGGACGAGTCCGCTCTCTCGAACACGAGTAA
- a CDS encoding SPFH domain-containing protein — protein sequence MYDPVTLQVSGLGVTIVGLFVLVLAIVTVWQMVRIVDAYDKEALTVFGEYRGLIEPGINFVPPFVSRTYPFDMRTQTMDVPRQEAITRDNSPVTADAVVYLRVMDAKKAFLEVEDYKTAVSNLAQTTLRAVIGDMELDETLNKRQEINARIRKELDEPTDEWGIRVESVEVREVNPSPEVQNAMEQQTGAERRRRATILEAQGERRSAVEKAEGDKQSNIIRAQGEKQSQILEAQGDAISTVLRAKSAESMGERAIIDKGMDTLEAIGRGESTTFVLPQELTSLVGRYGKHLTGSDVEADGQQLDSLQFDAETRELVGLDDIKEILGEIDQAAEMDVEELEQQAKAVKDGASNAASAGHVEEETND from the coding sequence ATGTACGACCCAGTCACGTTGCAGGTTTCCGGTCTTGGGGTAACGATAGTTGGCCTGTTCGTACTGGTGCTGGCAATCGTAACGGTCTGGCAGATGGTGCGGATCGTCGATGCCTACGACAAGGAGGCACTCACCGTGTTCGGCGAGTATCGCGGCTTGATCGAGCCGGGCATCAACTTCGTCCCGCCGTTCGTCTCGCGCACGTACCCGTTCGATATGCGTACACAGACGATGGACGTGCCCCGACAGGAGGCGATCACGCGGGACAACTCCCCCGTGACGGCGGATGCCGTCGTCTACCTCCGCGTGATGGACGCGAAGAAGGCGTTTCTGGAGGTCGAAGACTACAAGACGGCCGTCTCGAACCTCGCCCAGACCACGCTCCGGGCGGTCATCGGCGACATGGAACTCGACGAGACGCTGAACAAGCGCCAGGAGATCAACGCCCGCATTCGCAAGGAACTCGACGAACCGACCGACGAATGGGGGATTCGCGTCGAGTCAGTCGAGGTCCGAGAGGTCAATCCCAGCCCGGAAGTGCAGAACGCGATGGAACAGCAAACCGGCGCGGAACGGCGACGTCGGGCGACGATCCTCGAAGCACAGGGCGAACGCCGGAGTGCCGTCGAGAAAGCCGAGGGGGACAAGCAGTCGAACATCATTCGAGCGCAAGGTGAAAAACAGAGCCAGATCCTCGAGGCACAGGGTGACGCCATCTCGACGGTACTGCGCGCGAAGTCCGCGGAGTCGATGGGGGAGCGTGCGATCATCGACAAGGGGATGGACACGCTCGAAGCGATCGGACGGGGGGAGTCGACGACGTTCGTCCTTCCGCAGGAACTTACCTCGCTGGTGGGGCGCTACGGCAAGCACCTCACGGGGAGCGACGTGGAGGCCGACGGACAGCAGCTAGACAGCCTCCAGTTCGATGCCGAGACGCGCGAACTCGTCGGACTCGACGACATCAAGGAGATCCTCGGCGAAATCGACCAAGCCGCGGAGATGGATGTCGAAGAGCTAGAACAACAGGCCAAGGCGGTCAAGGACGGGGCTTCGAACGCCGCGAGTGCCGGCCACGTGGAGGAGGAGACGAACGACTGA
- a CDS encoding RNA-guided endonuclease InsQ/TnpB family protein: MQRNVSTTVRIKLHSLTNRKADLLAREYEAFQTAVHGGDADLYSATNQQASKVQRQKDPNPDTEQPVVLRNDVFDVVHDEDTVLSSWWVKVPVYDPERGRGNSIWCPAYVPQKDEQLVREGNVRDSELVRRDGDWYVHLVVKRSVTVADEYDDVLAIDMGARWVATCAFLSDRKTTFYGEEVRRIREHYKQLRKSIGKAKPRRGQQVVERIGDAESRAVDDRLHKIARQIVEDAEERNAVIVVGDLGGIRKDNDKGRYVNDKTHKMPFARLLNYIEYKAHDAGIEVHLVEEYDTSKTCNRRACEGVRETQGRFECPECGLDDNADKNKNGALNIGKRALGKFSKPLSEAGAVLARPETQAIVPRDDEPANLSVSVGSTSSGGTPRL; encoded by the coding sequence ATGCAACGGAACGTCTCAACCACGGTGCGGATCAAACTCCACTCGCTGACCAACAGGAAAGCCGACCTGCTCGCCCGTGAGTACGAGGCGTTCCAGACGGCTGTTCACGGTGGAGACGCCGACCTCTACTCCGCGACCAACCAGCAGGCGTCGAAGGTGCAACGACAGAAAGACCCGAACCCCGACACCGAACAGCCTGTCGTCCTCCGCAACGACGTGTTCGACGTGGTCCACGACGAAGACACCGTTCTCTCGTCGTGGTGGGTCAAAGTCCCCGTCTACGACCCCGAGCGGGGACGGGGCAACTCCATCTGGTGCCCCGCCTACGTCCCACAGAAGGACGAACAACTCGTCCGTGAGGGCAACGTTCGGGACAGCGAACTGGTGCGCCGTGACGGTGACTGGTACGTCCATCTCGTCGTCAAACGGTCTGTGACCGTGGCCGACGAGTACGACGACGTGCTGGCCATCGACATGGGCGCACGGTGGGTCGCTACCTGTGCGTTCCTCTCCGACCGCAAGACTACTTTCTACGGCGAGGAAGTCCGCCGTATCCGCGAACACTACAAGCAACTCCGCAAGTCCATCGGGAAGGCGAAACCCCGACGAGGACAGCAGGTGGTCGAGCGTATCGGTGACGCTGAGTCGCGGGCGGTCGACGACCGCCTCCACAAAATTGCTCGGCAAATCGTGGAAGATGCCGAGGAACGGAACGCAGTCATCGTTGTGGGCGACCTCGGCGGGATTCGCAAAGACAACGACAAAGGGCGGTATGTCAACGACAAGACCCACAAGATGCCGTTCGCCCGCCTGCTCAACTACATCGAGTACAAGGCCCACGACGCGGGCATTGAGGTGCATTTGGTCGAAGAATACGACACGTCGAAGACCTGTAATCGGCGTGCCTGTGAGGGCGTACGTGAGACGCAGGGACGGTTCGAGTGTCCCGAGTGCGGGTTGGACGACAACGCCGACAAGAACAAGAACGGTGCGCTGAACATCGGCAAACGAGCCTTGGGCAAGTTCTCGAAACCGCTGTCCGAGGCGGGGGCCGTACTGGCACGGCCCGAAACGCAGGCCATCGTCCCACGCGACGACGAACCTGCGAACCTCTCCGTATCCGTGGGTTCAACCTCCAGTGGGGGAACCCCACGGCTTTAG
- a CDS encoding TrmB family transcriptional regulator, with amino-acid sequence MNTTDSLEEAIEVLQQLGLKEYEARCFVGLSRLHTGTAKQLSEMTEVPRTRVYDAIRVLEAQGLVEIQHSSPQQFRAVPLDEATETLRDQYEDRVERLHDALDTVEVVEADDETTIQQVWAMSGRDAIENRTDQLIEDAAGEVVLVVGDESLLTEDLVATLNDVGNGVDLLIGALTESLQDQIQTAVPDATTFISGLEWLHGQDATENEIAIGRLLLIDRSTILVSSLMPDTKDEQAIFGEGFENGLVVIARRLMAQGLLTTRDPRQ; translated from the coding sequence ATGAATACTACTGATAGTCTGGAGGAAGCAATCGAAGTCCTCCAACAACTCGGCTTGAAAGAATACGAGGCGCGGTGCTTCGTCGGCCTGTCCCGTCTCCACACGGGAACGGCAAAGCAATTGAGCGAGATGACGGAGGTGCCCCGAACGCGGGTGTACGATGCGATTCGAGTGTTGGAGGCACAAGGCCTCGTCGAGATCCAGCATTCGAGCCCGCAGCAGTTCCGGGCGGTTCCGCTCGACGAGGCGACCGAGACCCTGCGCGATCAGTACGAAGACCGCGTCGAACGCCTCCACGATGCGCTGGACACGGTCGAAGTCGTCGAGGCGGACGACGAGACCACCATCCAGCAGGTGTGGGCGATGTCCGGGCGGGACGCGATCGAAAATCGGACGGACCAACTCATCGAGGACGCGGCCGGGGAGGTCGTTCTCGTCGTCGGCGACGAGTCACTGCTGACCGAGGATCTCGTTGCCACCCTCAACGACGTCGGTAACGGGGTCGACCTTCTCATCGGCGCGTTGACGGAGTCGCTTCAAGACCAGATACAAACGGCCGTGCCGGACGCCACGACGTTCATCTCCGGTCTAGAGTGGCTACATGGTCAAGACGCTACTGAAAACGAGATAGCGATCGGCCGGCTCCTTCTGATCGACCGCTCGACGATCCTCGTGAGTTCACTCATGCCCGACACCAAGGACGAACAAGCGATATTCGGCGAAGGATTCGAGAATGGGTTGGTCGTCATCGCCCGGCGGCTCATGGCACAAGGGTTGTTGACCACCCGCGATCCCAGGCAGTGA
- a CDS encoding HAMP domain-containing protein, whose product MGLHVVERSTEQPSNGTTERIVASSDGLAGEPLAATEIDWGQTATGEEVAFQFDNTTETLVSWVYLDAGNMSVAIASPTPDGDHVLIGGYHPSTRVAAADATNDTSTVVLGGVSGYVMFEENSPNEFRPYKGESTVTEVESRIEDRPNQFVPISGAPLDDTEVRGYHSVPSDGVNWVVAEEVPRSTALAVTNQVQTDLVGLIGLTVVGFVLISSMIHLGPITSIRRLSRQAEAVAEGDLTAEIPDGNRIGEVGQLRASLHRAKAYIETITQQAEKIARREFDDAALDEEIPGPVGEAMADMRDDLEQCIEERKQREQRLEVFNRLLRHNLRNRLDVIRSHTEQLADQTDGDDAEAVLAATDRLASIGTRARRTDRLMARNPDPTVVDLTSMVPSLLSQTTSDDITVDTEFPAATTLRTDAEILRTTLTSPLENAVEYAESSLTSSHG is encoded by the coding sequence GTGGGTCTTCACGTCGTCGAGCGGTCGACCGAACAGCCGTCGAACGGCACGACGGAACGGATCGTTGCGAGCAGTGACGGCCTAGCCGGCGAGCCACTGGCTGCGACCGAGATCGACTGGGGACAGACTGCCACCGGCGAGGAAGTCGCGTTCCAGTTCGACAACACGACGGAGACGCTCGTCTCGTGGGTGTATTTGGACGCCGGCAATATGTCCGTCGCGATCGCCTCACCGACGCCCGATGGCGACCACGTGTTGATCGGCGGGTACCATCCCAGCACTCGAGTGGCGGCGGCCGACGCGACTAACGACACGAGCACCGTCGTTCTGGGCGGCGTGAGTGGGTACGTCATGTTCGAGGAGAACAGCCCGAACGAGTTTCGCCCGTACAAGGGTGAATCAACCGTGACTGAGGTCGAGTCCCGGATCGAAGACCGACCGAATCAGTTCGTGCCGATCAGCGGTGCTCCACTGGACGACACGGAAGTGAGAGGCTACCACAGCGTCCCGAGCGACGGTGTCAACTGGGTCGTCGCCGAGGAAGTTCCCAGGTCGACGGCGCTGGCCGTGACCAATCAGGTTCAGACTGATCTGGTTGGATTGATCGGCCTCACGGTCGTCGGGTTCGTACTGATCAGCAGCATGATCCATCTCGGTCCAATCACCTCGATCAGACGGCTGTCACGGCAGGCGGAAGCAGTCGCTGAAGGGGACCTGACGGCCGAGATTCCGGATGGAAACCGGATCGGCGAAGTCGGACAGCTCAGAGCCAGCCTTCATAGAGCGAAGGCATATATCGAAACGATCACCCAGCAGGCCGAAAAGATCGCCCGCCGAGAGTTCGACGACGCGGCGCTGGACGAGGAGATTCCGGGGCCCGTCGGGGAGGCGATGGCCGATATGCGCGACGATCTAGAGCAGTGCATCGAGGAACGAAAACAACGCGAACAACGGCTCGAGGTGTTCAACCGGCTGCTCAGACACAACCTCAGGAACCGGCTCGACGTGATCAGAAGCCACACGGAGCAGTTGGCCGACCAAACGGATGGCGACGATGCTGAGGCCGTTCTAGCAGCAACGGACCGGCTGGCGTCGATCGGCACTCGTGCCCGACGGACCGACCGTCTGATGGCTCGTAACCCCGATCCGACAGTGGTTGATCTCACATCGATGGTTCCTAGTCTGCTCTCGCAGACCACATCCGACGACATCACGGTCGACACGGAGTTCCCGGCGGCGACCACGCTCCGGACCGACGCCGAGATACTGCGGACGACACTGACCAGCCCGCTGGAAAACGCAGTCGAATACGCGGAGTCGAGTCTGACATCCTCCCACGGCTAA
- a CDS encoding TrmB family transcriptional regulator, with the protein MSSDPVEDPQTAAIEQLERFGLSAYAARTFVALASLGTGTARDVSQVSEVPRTRVYDAIDELHDRGLVDILQSSPKQFWAISAETASRTFEHELQHRTEILRTALSELEPIERRAEQRGVWTVNGQTAVTERVLDFFASADDEIVYMTVEGLLTEDLIEGLGEAAERGVSIKLAGVSTEVQERIQDEIPGATMFESLWIWSDTSAGRLMMVDGRKTLVSALVNGAGASPSDPRSETAIWGEGETNSLVVVLKAIFTWRLDADPPNRPGS; encoded by the coding sequence ATGAGCAGTGATCCAGTCGAAGACCCACAGACCGCCGCGATCGAGCAACTCGAACGGTTCGGGTTGAGTGCCTACGCCGCGCGGACGTTCGTCGCGCTTGCGAGCCTCGGTACGGGGACTGCCAGAGACGTCAGTCAAGTGTCGGAGGTGCCGCGCACGCGAGTGTACGACGCGATCGACGAGTTACACGACCGGGGGCTCGTCGATATCCTCCAGTCCTCGCCCAAGCAGTTCTGGGCAATCTCCGCCGAAACCGCGAGTCGGACGTTCGAACACGAGCTACAGCACCGCACGGAAATCCTCCGGACGGCGCTGAGTGAACTCGAACCCATCGAACGACGGGCCGAGCAGCGCGGCGTCTGGACGGTAAACGGCCAGACTGCGGTCACGGAACGGGTCCTGGATTTCTTTGCCAGCGCCGACGACGAAATCGTCTACATGACCGTCGAAGGGCTGCTCACCGAGGACCTGATCGAGGGGTTGGGCGAAGCCGCCGAACGGGGCGTCTCGATCAAACTCGCCGGGGTGTCGACGGAGGTTCAAGAACGCATTCAGGACGAGATCCCCGGCGCGACGATGTTCGAGTCGCTGTGGATCTGGTCGGACACGTCGGCGGGACGGCTCATGATGGTCGACGGGCGAAAAACCCTCGTGAGTGCGCTCGTCAACGGCGCGGGCGCGAGTCCGTCCGATCCGCGGTCGGAGACTGCCATCTGGGGCGAGGGTGAAACGAACAGTCTGGTCGTGGTGCTGAAGGCGATTTTCACCTGGCGACTCGACGCGGACCCGCCAAACAGACCGGGCTCATAA
- a CDS encoding CBS domain-containing protein, translated as MIDHFVGDVMTQSVRTIPPETTACDVATLFADHDIGSAVVVEPETSEYIGIVTKTDIMQQVAAGVDINSVRVTAFLSTPLVTIASTEDIHAAATLMKEHSIKRLPVTGDGELVGILTTTDLTHYLPRLRNAILRGRDDLAAQ; from the coding sequence GTGATTGACCACTTCGTCGGTGATGTGATGACACAGTCAGTTCGGACGATTCCGCCGGAGACGACGGCCTGTGATGTTGCGACGTTGTTCGCGGATCACGATATCGGATCGGCAGTCGTAGTCGAACCGGAGACGAGCGAGTACATCGGGATCGTAACTAAAACCGATATCATGCAGCAGGTTGCAGCGGGGGTCGATATCAACTCCGTTCGTGTGACTGCGTTTCTGAGTACACCACTCGTCACGATCGCCAGCACGGAAGACATCCACGCCGCTGCCACTCTGATGAAAGAACACTCGATCAAGCGGCTCCCAGTCACCGGCGATGGCGAACTCGTCGGCATCCTCACGACGACTGATCTCACCCATTATCTACCTCGGCTCAGGAACGCAATCCTTCGTGGACGAGACGACCTGGCCGCTCAGTAA
- a CDS encoding transcriptional regulator, which yields MLRELFEILSHEYRRRILMAVRQHNPQYEDHVTSEAFADENAQDANDLKRANVLPYHVLLTKLADAGSIDRDPDSGLITRGPRFERIEPLRRLMHDRQDELADDWPPNHPLPLRTVGDVETPR from the coding sequence TTGCTGCGTGAACTGTTCGAGATACTCAGCCACGAGTACCGCCGTCGCATCCTCATGGCCGTTAGACAACACAATCCGCAATACGAAGACCACGTCACATCGGAGGCATTTGCGGACGAGAATGCGCAAGATGCCAACGACCTCAAACGCGCAAACGTACTGCCCTACCACGTCCTCCTCACAAAACTGGCCGACGCGGGCTCCATCGACCGGGACCCTGATTCCGGTCTCATCACGCGCGGCCCTCGGTTCGAGAGGATCGAACCGCTCCGTAGATTGATGCACGACCGTCAGGACGAGTTGGCGGACGACTGGCCACCAAATCACCCGTTACCCCTGCGGACTGTCGGGGACGTAGAGACCCCTCGGTGA
- a CDS encoding HalOD1 output domain-containing protein, translated as MEYEIGPEESVSTAVVRAVSAVEGRDPCSLRPLADVVDPAALDSLFDPRDDGTPRTGGRLSFVYDDRCITIDNGEYLTFQLLEDRSCDDRDQESSDSCVR; from the coding sequence GTGGAGTACGAAATCGGCCCGGAGGAATCGGTCAGCACGGCCGTCGTACGCGCGGTGAGCGCCGTTGAAGGCCGTGACCCATGTTCCCTTCGACCACTGGCGGATGTCGTCGATCCGGCTGCGTTGGATTCGTTGTTCGACCCGCGGGACGACGGAACTCCCCGGACAGGCGGACGCCTTTCGTTCGTGTACGACGATCGTTGCATCACGATCGACAATGGCGAGTATCTCACGTTCCAGTTGCTCGAGGACCGTTCCTGCGACGACCGCGATCAAGAATCCTCTGACAGTTGCGTCCGCTGA
- a CDS encoding DUF7344 domain-containing protein has product MTNRSLDACLRLIADRHRRRIIHHLRHEANGTTAFDDLVDRMHRRVPDAKAGPPQDREALAIQLHHSHLPQLADHGVVEFEHGTGVVRYHPDEQIETVLDSLPEEVSPPNP; this is encoded by the coding sequence ATGACGAACCGCAGCCTCGACGCGTGTCTTCGTCTGATCGCCGACCGGCACCGACGTCGGATCATCCACCACTTGCGCCACGAGGCTAACGGGACCACGGCGTTCGACGACCTCGTCGATCGGATGCACAGGCGAGTTCCCGACGCCAAAGCCGGTCCACCGCAGGACCGAGAAGCACTCGCCATCCAACTCCACCACAGCCACCTGCCACAGTTAGCAGACCACGGTGTCGTCGAATTCGAGCACGGAACCGGAGTCGTCCGGTACCATCCCGACGAACAAATCGAGACGGTGCTCGACTCGCTCCCCGAAGAAGTGTCGCCGCCGAACCCCTGA
- a CDS encoding mechanosensitive ion channel family protein: protein MREASPVSLSQILLQFSPLFDDTLTIIAVAVVVGGVIWYLGTALQSYVRTDIAEIVRAGLLLVLATAVAVVLLRRWNATTDALEIAGFVQVGVDTGVRVLLSVVLFVAAYTATRILKGLLLGGTRSTTRAASEHQRRVGFYVSQIVLFTIAVFGTFTLWGFRLSNLLLGAGVLGIILGLAFQSTLASILAGFVLMLSRPFDVGHWVRIGDHEGFITEITVNHVRLRNLDGEHVVLPNEAVGNRTIINRSVEGKLRHRVEIGIDYDVDPEYAGTVALEAMADLDEIVAQPEPEVVPVRFDDSAVVLELRFWIENPTPQRKWQAVRAVVHSVKSAFKRDGIKIPFPQRELTKRGEGDAVRIADTDPTDSTTSTRSE, encoded by the coding sequence ATGAGAGAAGCTTCCCCTGTCTCGCTCTCTCAAATCCTGCTCCAGTTTAGCCCTCTGTTCGACGACACTCTGACGATCATCGCCGTAGCAGTCGTCGTCGGTGGTGTGATCTGGTACCTCGGGACAGCTCTCCAGTCCTACGTTCGAACCGACATTGCTGAAATCGTGCGAGCGGGGCTGCTCCTCGTCTTGGCCACTGCCGTCGCCGTCGTCCTATTGCGCAGGTGGAACGCGACAACTGATGCGCTCGAGATTGCAGGCTTCGTTCAGGTGGGTGTCGATACGGGTGTTCGCGTCCTTCTTTCAGTCGTACTCTTTGTTGCTGCGTACACCGCCACACGCATCCTAAAAGGACTGCTTCTGGGCGGAACTCGTTCCACAACCCGGGCGGCATCGGAGCACCAGCGTCGTGTCGGTTTCTACGTCAGTCAGATCGTCCTCTTTACCATCGCGGTGTTTGGAACGTTCACACTCTGGGGGTTCCGACTGAGTAATCTCCTGTTGGGGGCAGGCGTCCTCGGCATTATTCTCGGCTTGGCATTTCAAAGTACGCTCGCGTCGATTCTCGCGGGATTCGTTTTGATGCTCTCACGGCCGTTCGACGTCGGTCACTGGGTCCGAATCGGTGATCACGAGGGCTTCATTACCGAGATTACGGTCAATCACGTCCGGCTTCGAAACCTCGACGGTGAGCACGTCGTTCTCCCGAACGAGGCCGTCGGAAACCGGACGATCATCAATCGAAGTGTGGAAGGAAAACTACGGCACCGTGTCGAAATCGGGATCGACTACGACGTGGACCCCGAGTATGCGGGGACTGTCGCGTTAGAGGCAATGGCAGACCTCGACGAGATCGTGGCTCAGCCCGAGCCAGAGGTCGTTCCAGTTCGATTCGACGATTCAGCTGTCGTCCTCGAACTTCGATTCTGGATCGAGAACCCGACACCACAGCGAAAGTGGCAGGCGGTCCGAGCCGTTGTTCACAGCGTCAAGTCTGCGTTCAAACGAGACGGTATCAAAATTCCGTTCCCACAGCGGGAACTCACCAAGCGTGGAGAGGGTGATGCTGTCCGGATTGCCGATACTGATCCAACTGACTCCACCACTAGTACCCGGTCAGAGTAA
- a CDS encoding ATP-binding protein, giving the protein MISGTTLTTLVLRTLASALLCWTTWRAYRSRDQPSAEPFLVLSITLTVWAVSSLGATVVSVATVRFLESLVDVVQFGALLFLPVAWIAYALSYAGRGIMATRKRIVLLFGIVLPVMIGAVALASDASKTVVGPILGLALGWTVLYGFLLFLYALYATYLLIDLSWGHPRVSSTQITVLTASVVAPSLLSVVEANTSLVGGTTLGLLLSGVFLTAAIRRYPVLTGFPKADYVARTRVVETLQEALVVLDWDDHVLDINETTAELFDGSTEGMIGEPIRSVINGLDGTELTTGATGTVALRTSEGRRRFQLSVSAVEEATTNDEGNPVARTVLFRDITDRETREQRLTVLNRILRHNVRNDLDVVLAYADHVDDEELRTGIRERATDLLELSNKVREAETVMTESTDSPESVDLTEVASTVVDQFRSENESADISLVRPDEVTISSHRAVLRQVLFELVENSLEHTTADAPRVELSVREVSGGTVELSVADDGPGIPEREREILAAGTETQLEHGQGIGLWFVSWAVTQLGGEIQFQENDPEGSLVTVRLYDPVQ; this is encoded by the coding sequence ATGATCTCCGGTACTACACTAACTACGCTGGTACTCAGGACCCTGGCTTCCGCCCTATTGTGTTGGACGACGTGGAGGGCTTACCGGTCCAGAGACCAACCTAGTGCGGAACCGTTTCTCGTACTCTCGATCACGCTGACGGTCTGGGCAGTCTCCTCGCTTGGGGCCACGGTCGTCAGCGTGGCGACCGTGCGCTTCCTCGAGTCGCTTGTCGACGTCGTGCAGTTCGGTGCCCTGTTGTTTCTCCCCGTCGCTTGGATCGCCTACGCGCTCAGCTATGCCGGCCGCGGAATCATGGCGACACGGAAGCGGATCGTGCTACTGTTTGGCATCGTGCTACCGGTGATGATCGGCGCGGTCGCTCTCGCTAGTGATGCCTCCAAAACGGTCGTCGGACCGATACTCGGACTCGCACTCGGGTGGACGGTTCTGTACGGCTTTCTGTTGTTCCTGTATGCTCTGTACGCGACGTATCTACTGATCGATCTCAGCTGGGGTCATCCCCGGGTGTCGAGCACACAGATAACCGTGCTGACGGCCAGCGTCGTGGCTCCGAGCCTGCTCTCCGTTGTGGAGGCCAATACCTCACTGGTCGGCGGCACGACGCTCGGTCTGCTCCTGTCGGGCGTTTTCCTGACCGCTGCAATACGACGGTATCCGGTACTGACTGGGTTCCCGAAAGCCGACTACGTCGCACGGACACGCGTCGTCGAAACCCTGCAGGAGGCGCTCGTCGTCCTCGACTGGGACGATCACGTCCTGGATATCAATGAGACGACTGCGGAGTTGTTCGACGGGTCCACGGAGGGGATGATCGGCGAACCGATTCGGTCCGTCATTAACGGACTTGACGGAACCGAACTCACCACAGGTGCGACGGGAACGGTCGCACTTCGGACGTCCGAAGGGCGTCGACGGTTCCAACTCAGCGTCTCCGCGGTCGAGGAAGCCACGACTAACGACGAAGGTAATCCCGTCGCCAGAACTGTGCTCTTCCGAGACATCACCGATCGAGAGACTAGAGAGCAGCGACTCACGGTTCTCAATCGTATCCTCCGCCACAACGTGCGCAACGACTTGGACGTCGTGCTCGCGTACGCCGACCACGTCGACGACGAGGAGCTACGGACCGGCATTCGAGAGCGCGCGACCGACCTTCTCGAACTGAGTAACAAGGTCAGAGAGGCGGAGACAGTCATGACCGAGAGTACCGATTCACCGGAGTCGGTCGATCTGACTGAGGTAGCCAGTACTGTCGTCGATCAGTTCCGATCCGAGAACGAGTCGGCCGACATCTCGCTCGTCCGTCCCGACGAGGTGACTATCTCCTCCCATCGAGCCGTACTCCGACAGGTGCTTTTCGAACTGGTCGAAAATTCACTCGAACACACGACTGCGGACGCGCCCCGCGTCGAACTCAGTGTTCGGGAGGTGTCGGGCGGGACGGTCGAACTCTCCGTTGCGGATGACGGCCCGGGGATTCCCGAGCGGGAACGAGAGATACTCGCTGCCGGAACCGAGACACAACTCGAACACGGGCAGGGTATCGGACTCTGGTTCGTCAGCTGGGCAGTCACTCAGTTAGGGGGAGAGATTCAGTTTCAGGAGAACGACCCCGAAGGCAGTCTCGTCACGGTCCGGCTCTACGATCCGGTACAGTAA
- a CDS encoding DUF5518 domain-containing protein: protein MVRIGPLQLTETWTYALVGGLLALPFTALEVWRSPEHITLGAILVGSVLAGYLIKRRSGNSTATGIRAALIGGIPALWALIELLRAISNIPNPPWFQAVSVGMALAFGGLMLVTVAVSGALAGRFGGWLAERSGHDGVADPRSRT from the coding sequence GTGGTTCGGATTGGTCCTCTCCAGTTGACCGAGACGTGGACGTACGCGCTCGTCGGTGGGCTACTCGCACTCCCGTTCACCGCACTCGAAGTGTGGCGCTCACCGGAGCACATAACGCTCGGAGCAATTCTCGTCGGGAGCGTACTCGCCGGGTATCTGATCAAGCGACGAAGCGGGAATAGCACCGCGACCGGAATACGAGCCGCGCTTATCGGTGGAATCCCGGCTCTCTGGGCGCTGATAGAACTGCTTCGGGCGATCTCGAACATCCCGAACCCGCCCTGGTTCCAAGCGGTCAGCGTCGGGATGGCACTCGCGTTCGGCGGCCTCATGTTAGTAACGGTGGCCGTCTCCGGGGCGCTCGCCGGCCGGTTCGGTGGCTGGCTGGCCGAACGGAGTGGTCACGACGGCGTCGCCGACCCACGGAGTCGCACGTAG